In a genomic window of Acidimicrobiales bacterium:
- a CDS encoding acyl-CoA dehydrogenase family protein gives MDFEFSDEQQAFVKEVEAFLDAHDDPDIFDVTRENMAQIVDTPKRRAFMAEVGEQGWLGITWPEEYGGQDGEGVYEYLLNEQLAGRGGPQIGKGVGIIGKTLIHHGSDKLKAEFLPKILRNEVEFAVGYSEPDAGSDAASMKLKATKDGDGWRLNGQKVWTTSAHFAEWYWLGARTDPDDKHGGITLFLVPLDQPGITIKGMWTMGDERTNEVFIDDVFVHDDYVVGEVGKGFQYISQALDLERFTMFTFSPIKQRLDLLVEYVRTTVRDGVPLKDDPVIRRRIARLVADAETARVLGLRFVAASMKGGAPPTTHASQYKLFATELSVRLANEAMDIAGPGSALRVHTEEAPMKGRSESTYRYTVIDTIGGGTSEVQKNIIARRKLGLPKNF, from the coding sequence ATGGATTTCGAGTTCAGCGACGAGCAGCAGGCCTTCGTGAAGGAGGTCGAGGCATTCCTCGACGCCCACGACGACCCGGACATCTTCGACGTGACCCGGGAGAACATGGCCCAGATCGTCGACACCCCGAAGCGCCGGGCCTTCATGGCCGAGGTGGGTGAGCAGGGCTGGCTCGGCATCACCTGGCCCGAGGAGTACGGCGGCCAGGACGGCGAGGGCGTCTACGAGTACCTGCTGAACGAGCAGCTCGCCGGCCGGGGCGGTCCCCAGATCGGCAAGGGCGTCGGCATCATCGGCAAGACCCTCATCCACCACGGGTCGGACAAGTTGAAGGCCGAGTTCCTCCCCAAGATCCTGCGCAACGAGGTCGAGTTCGCGGTCGGCTACAGCGAGCCCGACGCCGGCTCCGACGCCGCATCCATGAAGCTCAAGGCCACCAAGGACGGCGACGGCTGGCGCCTCAACGGCCAGAAGGTCTGGACCACCTCGGCCCACTTCGCCGAGTGGTACTGGCTCGGCGCCCGCACCGACCCCGACGACAAGCACGGCGGCATCACCCTCTTCCTCGTCCCCCTCGACCAGCCCGGCATCACCATCAAGGGCATGTGGACCATGGGCGACGAGCGCACCAACGAGGTGTTCATCGACGACGTGTTCGTCCACGACGACTACGTCGTGGGTGAGGTCGGCAAGGGCTTCCAGTACATCTCGCAGGCGCTCGACCTCGAGCGCTTCACCATGTTCACGTTCTCGCCCATCAAGCAGCGCCTCGACCTGCTCGTCGAGTACGTGCGCACCACGGTGCGTGACGGCGTGCCCCTCAAGGACGACCCGGTCATCCGCCGGCGCATCGCCCGCCTGGTGGCCGACGCCGAGACCGCCCGCGTCCTCGGCCTGCGCTTCGTGGCCGCGTCGATGAAGGGCGGCGCCCCGCCGACCACCCACGCCTCGCAGTACAAGCTCTTCGCCACCGAGCTGTCGGTGCGCCTCGCCAACGAGGCCATGGACATCGCCGGCCCCGGCAGCGCCCTGCGGGTGCACACCGAGGAGGCCCCCATGAAGGGCCGCTCGGAGTCGACCTACCGCTACACGGTGATCGACACCATCGGCGGCGGCACCTCCGAGGTGCAGAAGAACATCATCGCCCGCCGCAAGCTCGGCCTCCCGAAGAACTTCTAG